Proteins from a genomic interval of Papaver somniferum cultivar HN1 chromosome 4, ASM357369v1, whole genome shotgun sequence:
- the LOC113271960 gene encoding uncharacterized protein LOC113271960: protein MCGRKDLFDKLDESVRSIVKFGNSSTIPVMGKGRIEMVLKNGSKAYIMDVFYVPGLYPNLLSMGQPSEKGYSMNIYNGLCFIRDRRRSLQILAKKEIVSGLPFIELPKQKCENCIFGKQHRDPFSVNKTRRAEQQLEIIHSDLCGPIEVTSHGVDSFLEEHGIQHQLTTRYTPQQNGVAEKKNRTIMEMERTIRRTKDLPKNFWGYAVDTTVYLINICPTNSLNNMTPEEAWRGTTPSVRHLKVFGCVAYAHVPKELRKKLDHKSEKCILVGYISVTKGYKLFNPETEKVITSRNVIFNEDSQWNWNTGSKNNVDPNSGSTRNVDTHTGSTRNVDPPSAVKAVPIVVEEEVQTQDNVEVHHEEARTEATPQQETTRPRRKYVIHVRLNDYVISRDDEDIDEDVVNSALFGDCDHVNYKEASKEQGWIQAMNEELKSIEKNDTWELNKLPPEKKPIGVKWVHKTKYKSNGEVHRLKARLVAKGYRQRQGVDYSEVFAPVARIDTIKMKIALAAQKRWKIFQMDVNYEMINEFREDMMKEFEMTHLGIMSYFLGIEVQQTERGIFINQLRYAKGILKRFKMDNCNPILTPVDERLKLTREGSGELVNSTDFKGLVGCLRYLTATRPDIIGTTSLGIFYNVSEDPKLVGFTDSDTEGRKSTSGYGFQLGTGFFSWSSKKQQVVALSTTETEYIAASNCATQAVWLRMMLKSLFQEQKTPTKIVCDNKSTISLTKNHVLHGRSKHIDIKFHYIIELFSNKEIVVEFYESEEQVENIFTKSLKSNTFIYLRGKLGMIGKEYLGLRKYVEG, encoded by the exons ATGTGTGGCAGAAAAGACTTATTTGATAAGCTTGATGAGTCTGTAAGATCAATTGTGAAGTTTGGTAATAGTTCTACAATTCCAGTTATGGGAAAAGGAAGAATTGAAATGGTTCTTAAGAATGGTTCAAAGGCATATATCATGGATGTGTTTTATGTACCAGGTTTATATCCAAACTTACTGAGTATGGGTCAACCATCTGAAAAAGGATATTCTATGAATATTTACAATGGTCTttgtttcatcagagatagaagaagaag TTTACAAATTTTGGCAAAGAAGGAGATAGTGTCAGGGTTACCTTTCATTGAACTTCCAAAACAAAAATGTGAGAATTGTATCTTTGGAAAACAGCATAGAGATCCATTCTCAGTTAACAAAACTAGAAGAGCTGAACAACAGTTGGAGATCATTCATAGTGACTTGTGTGGTCCTATAGAAGTTACATCACACGGAG TTGATAGTTTCTTGGAGGAACATGGCATTCAACATCAGTTAACAAcaagatatacaccacaacagaatGGTGTAGCAGAGAAAAAGAATAGAACTATAATGGAGATGGaaagaactataagaagaacaaaagatttaccaaagaATTTTTGGGGATATGCAGTTGACACAACAGTATACTTAATTAATATATGTCCTACAAATAGTTTGAATAATATGACACCAGAAGAAGCTTGGAGAGGTACAACaccaagtgtaagacatctgaAAGTTTTTGGGTGCGTTGCATATGCACATGTACCTAAAGAACTTAGAAAGAAGTTGGATCACAAGAGTGAAAAGTGTATTCTTGTTGGTTATATCTCAGTAACCAAAGGATATAAATTGTTTAATCCAGAGACAGAAAAAGTAATAACAAGCAGAAATGTGATCTTTAATGAAGATTCACAATGGAATTGGAATACTGGGTCAAAAAACAATGTTGATCCAAATTCTGGGTCAACAAGGAATGTTGATACACATACTGGATCAACAAGGAATGTTGATCCACCTTCTGCTGTCAAAGCAGTTCCAAttgtagttgaagaagaagtgcaAACTCAAGACAATGTTGAAGTACATCATGAAGAAGCAAGAACAGAAGCAACACCACAACAAGAAActacaagaccaagaagaaaatatgttataCATGTTAGGTTGAATGATTATGTAAtatcaagagatgatgaagacattgatgaggatgTGGTGAACTCTGCATTGTTTGGAGATTGTGATCATGTAAATTATAAAgaagcatctaaagaacaaggttggattcaagcCATGAATGAAGAACTGAAGTCAATTGAGAAGAATGACACATGGGAATTGAATAAACTTCCACCAGAAAAGAAACCTATTGGTGTTAAGTGGGTTcataaaacaaaatacaagtcaaatggtGAAGTACATAGACTGAAAGCAAGGTTAGTTGCTAAGGGATATAGACAAAGACAAGGTGTAGATTACTCAGAagtatttgcaccagttgcaagaaTTGATACAATAAAAATGAAAATTGCTTTAGCTGCACAGAAGCGTTGGAAGATttttcagatggatgttaa TTATGAGATGATCAAtgaattcagggaggatatgatgaaggagtttgagatgacaCATCTTGGTAtaatgtcatattttcttggcataGAAGTACAACAAACTGAAAGAGGAATTTTTATCAATCAGCTAAGATATGCAAAAGGAATATTAaagcgtttcaagatggataattgtaatccaatCTTAACACCAGTAGATGAGAGATTGAAGTTGACAAGAGAAGGGTCAGGAGAACTTGTGAATTCAACAGACTTTAAAGGTCTTGTTGGATGTCTGAGATATTTGActgctacaagacctgatatcat AGGAACAACTAGCTTGGGAATTTTCTATAATGTTTCAGAAGATCCAAAATTGGTTGGATTTACTGATAGTGATACTGAAGGAAGAAAGAGCACATCAGGTTATGGATTTCAGTTAGGAACtggttttttctcttggtcatcaaagaagcAACAAGTTGTTGCTTTGTCTACGACAGAAACTGAATATATAGCTGCTAGCAATTGTGCTACACAAGCAGTATGGTTGAGAATGATGTTGAAGTCATTGTTTCAAGAACAGAAGACACcaacaaaaatagtttgtgatAATAAGTCTACAATTTCACTAACTAAGAATCATGTGCTTCATGGAAGAAGTAAGCACATTGATATCAAGTTTCATTACATCATAGAGCTTTTCAGTAACAAGGAGATAGTTGTGGAATTTTATGAAAGTGAAGAGCAAGTGgaaaatattttcaccaagtctttgaagtctaacactTTCATTTACTTGCGTGGAAAGCTAGGAATGATTGGtaaagagtatcttggtttaaggaAATATGTTGAAGGTTAA